In the Streptomyces sp. BHT-5-2 genome, one interval contains:
- a CDS encoding TetR/AcrR family transcriptional regulator — protein MAAATNGNAKPQPHSVWLADRPPLRRKAEQPAGLGLDRIVASTVRLLDAEGLAKFSMRRLAAELGVTAMSLYWYVDTKDDLLELAVDAVAGELALPDESDPAADWRDQLRGLATTYRDALLRHSWAPRLLGEFLNIGPHSTAFSNATLRVMARSGLDPDRTSGALASLFHFVYGFSTIRSLHEARCRAAGLSIDDYFAQVVAAISDRPDFAETMELSARASYAKPDASALDMLDRDFCFALDLQIAGIDAMRARQDREHHGAD, from the coding sequence ATGGCAGCAGCGACGAACGGGAACGCCAAGCCGCAGCCGCACAGCGTCTGGCTGGCCGACCGGCCCCCGCTCCGGAGAAAGGCGGAACAGCCCGCCGGGCTCGGCCTGGACAGGATCGTCGCCAGTACCGTCCGGCTGCTCGACGCCGAGGGTCTGGCCAAGTTCTCCATGCGCCGCCTCGCCGCCGAACTCGGCGTCACCGCCATGTCCCTCTACTGGTACGTCGACACCAAGGACGACCTGCTCGAACTCGCCGTGGACGCGGTAGCCGGCGAGCTGGCGCTGCCCGACGAGTCCGACCCCGCCGCCGACTGGCGCGACCAGCTCCGCGGCCTGGCCACCACCTACCGCGACGCCCTGCTGCGCCACTCCTGGGCGCCCCGCCTGCTCGGCGAGTTCCTCAACATCGGCCCGCACTCCACGGCGTTCTCCAACGCCACGTTGCGGGTGATGGCCCGCAGCGGCCTGGACCCGGACCGCACCTCCGGCGCCCTGGCCTCCCTCTTCCACTTCGTCTACGGCTTCTCGACCATCCGCAGCCTGCACGAGGCCCGCTGCCGCGCCGCCGGCCTCAGCATCGACGACTACTTCGCCCAGGTCGTCGCCGCGATCTCGGACCGCCCCGACTTCGCCGAGACGATGGAGCTCTCCGCGCGCGCCAGCTACGCCAAGCCCGACGCCAGCGCGCTCGACATGCTCGACCGCGACTTCTGCTTCGCCCTCGACCTGCAGATCGCGGGCATCGACGCGATGCGGGCACGCCAGGACCGGGAGCACCACGGGGCCGACTGA
- a CDS encoding peptidase inhibitor family I36 protein — protein sequence MRIQSLATALGPLAAAGALVLAAVVPAAAETGAASAPPARAVADCPLGSVCFWSQPDFTGDMRTAQYRQHDCETVPFGTARSIVNNSDETLTFFAEARCKVPVGGLEPGGRVHSVSVSSWQ from the coding sequence ATGCGCATCCAGTCCCTCGCCACGGCACTCGGTCCCCTGGCCGCCGCGGGCGCCCTCGTCCTGGCCGCCGTCGTCCCCGCGGCCGCCGAAACGGGCGCCGCCTCCGCCCCTCCGGCCCGCGCCGTCGCGGACTGCCCCCTGGGCTCCGTCTGCTTCTGGTCGCAGCCCGACTTCACCGGCGACATGCGAACCGCGCAGTACCGGCAACACGACTGCGAGACGGTGCCGTTCGGTACCGCCCGGTCAATCGTCAACAACAGCGACGAGACCCTGACGTTCTTCGCGGAGGCCCGCTGCAAGGTCCCCGTCGGGGGCCTGGAACCGGGCGGCAGGGTCCACTCGGTCTCGGTCTCCAGCTGGCAGTGA
- a CDS encoding YncE family protein, which translates to MLSGALVAAGAPSHAPTRRAAGFPVRVSAYVANSGGEIASVYDTRLEHKFGAVQVGYGPIGVGASPDGERVYVANGRSDTVSCVNTGPRLVTATVRVGRRPFAAVPSRNGRRVLVANFGSDTVTVLSAPDCRVMATVPVGPLPHSITTIPDGRAYVTDNGAGCVTVLDPSSRAIRRIRVGDFPSGISSPPSGRLVYVSNTGSGTISVIDTRNDTVVGRLPGGRAPLGSAVSPDGRLLYVADSARDCLLIIDIGGHRIIGHVHVGVQPQGVAVTPDGRRVWVTNEQSDTVSVIDPYARRVRATLPTGHEPEGIAITPR; encoded by the coding sequence ATGCTGAGCGGCGCGCTGGTCGCGGCCGGGGCGCCGTCGCACGCCCCCACCCGGCGCGCGGCCGGTTTCCCCGTCCGCGTCAGCGCCTACGTGGCCAACAGCGGTGGGGAGATCGCCTCGGTCTACGACACCCGGTTGGAGCACAAGTTCGGCGCGGTCCAGGTGGGCTACGGCCCGATCGGGGTGGGGGCGTCCCCGGACGGCGAGCGGGTCTACGTCGCCAACGGGCGCTCCGACACCGTCTCCTGCGTCAACACCGGCCCCCGGCTGGTCACGGCCACCGTGCGGGTGGGGCGCCGGCCCTTCGCGGCGGTGCCGAGCCGCAACGGCCGCCGGGTGCTGGTGGCCAACTTCGGCTCGGACACCGTCACCGTCCTGAGCGCGCCCGACTGCCGTGTGATGGCCACCGTGCCGGTGGGCCCGCTGCCGCACAGCATCACCACCATCCCGGACGGGCGGGCCTATGTGACCGACAACGGCGCCGGCTGTGTGACCGTACTCGACCCGAGCTCCCGCGCGATCCGGCGGATCCGGGTCGGGGACTTCCCCAGCGGCATCAGCTCGCCGCCCTCCGGCCGCCTGGTCTACGTCTCCAACACCGGCTCCGGCACGATCTCCGTCATCGACACCCGAAACGACACCGTGGTGGGCCGTCTGCCGGGCGGCCGGGCGCCGCTGGGCAGCGCCGTCAGCCCCGACGGCCGGCTCCTCTACGTCGCCGACTCGGCCCGGGACTGCCTGCTGATCATCGACATCGGCGGGCACCGGATCATCGGCCACGTCCACGTCGGCGTCCAGCCGCAGGGCGTCGCGGTGACCCCCGACGGCCGACGGGTGTGGGTGACCAACGAGCAGTCCGACACCGTGTCGGTCATCGACCCCTACGCCCGGCGGGTGCGCGCCACCCTGCCGACCGGACACGAACCCGAGGGCATCGCCATCACCCCGCGCTGA
- a CDS encoding M14 family zinc carboxypeptidase, which produces MPRKTLLATAAAATVAALTALSPLSPPALAHTQRSVTGSDGHTVVVYRVPTHDRGDAQKLISAGYDLIERRQGNDLFVMGDPSTAAGLRRLGFAPTVDETMLKPLPHTPRPARATGGVDDTYDGGYHTVDAHYAHLDQIAAQHPDMAKVVTYGQSWLKQKGRGGHDLKAICLTKMKQGDCQLDPKAPKPRFFLMSQIHARELTTGEVSWRWIDTLTKDYGKDPQITALMDSTEMWVVPITNPDGVDIVAQGGDNPILQRKNADDSQGGGCGGDGQTGVDLNRNAGTHWGGLGTSKQPCSEIYLGPAADSEPENTALEGLFRKLYPAVRKGTGDSDPAPDTAKGLMISLHSDASMVLLPWEADHTLHTGNDAALRALAGRLGKLTGYQSGQAGEILYDASGGTDDWTYDKLGLASLTIEIGDVDGRNCDGFTPAFSCQDSYFWPKLKPALLAAAKQAAAPYKTSADHKH; this is translated from the coding sequence ATGCCCCGGAAAACCCTTCTGGCCACGGCTGCGGCGGCGACCGTCGCGGCGCTCACGGCCCTCTCCCCGCTCTCCCCACCGGCCCTCGCCCATACGCAGCGCAGCGTCACCGGGTCCGACGGGCACACCGTCGTCGTCTACCGCGTTCCCACCCACGACCGCGGCGACGCACAGAAGTTGATCTCCGCCGGCTACGACCTGATCGAGCGCCGCCAGGGGAACGACCTCTTCGTCATGGGCGACCCGTCGACCGCGGCCGGACTGCGCCGGCTCGGCTTCGCCCCCACGGTCGACGAGACGATGCTCAAGCCGCTGCCCCACACGCCGCGTCCGGCCCGCGCGACCGGCGGCGTCGACGACACCTACGACGGCGGCTACCACACCGTGGACGCGCACTACGCACACCTCGACCAAATCGCCGCCCAGCACCCGGACATGGCCAAGGTCGTCACCTACGGGCAGTCCTGGCTCAAGCAGAAGGGGCGCGGCGGCCACGACCTCAAGGCCATCTGCCTCACCAAGATGAAGCAGGGCGACTGCCAACTCGACCCGAAGGCGCCCAAGCCGCGCTTCTTCCTGATGAGCCAGATCCACGCGCGGGAGCTCACCACGGGCGAGGTCTCCTGGCGCTGGATCGACACCCTCACCAAGGACTACGGCAAGGACCCCCAGATCACCGCCCTGATGGACTCCACCGAGATGTGGGTCGTCCCGATCACCAACCCGGACGGCGTGGACATCGTCGCCCAGGGCGGCGACAACCCCATCCTCCAGCGCAAGAACGCCGACGACTCCCAGGGCGGCGGCTGCGGCGGGGACGGCCAGACCGGCGTCGACCTCAACCGCAACGCGGGCACCCACTGGGGCGGCCTGGGCACCTCCAAACAGCCGTGCAGCGAGATCTACCTCGGCCCCGCCGCCGACTCCGAACCGGAGAACACCGCGCTGGAGGGCCTGTTCCGCAAGCTGTACCCGGCCGTGCGCAAGGGCACCGGGGACAGCGACCCCGCGCCGGACACCGCCAAGGGCCTGATGATCAGCCTCCACAGCGACGCCAGCATGGTCCTGCTCCCCTGGGAGGCCGACCACACCCTCCACACCGGCAACGACGCCGCACTGCGCGCCCTGGCCGGACGGCTCGGCAAGCTCACCGGCTACCAGTCCGGACAGGCCGGCGAGATCCTCTACGACGCGTCCGGCGGCACCGACGACTGGACCTACGACAAGCTGGGCCTGGCCAGCCTCACCATCGAGATAGGCGACGTCGACGGCCGCAACTGCGACGGCTTCACGCCCGCCTTCTCCTGCCAGGACAGCTACTTCTGGCCCAAGTTGAAGCCCGCCCTGCTCGCCGCCGCCAAACAGGCCGCGGCCCCGTACAAGACCTCGGCCGACCACAAGCACTGA
- a CDS encoding S53 family peptidase yields the protein MARRGVPALLSAATLVIGGLIAAVPAGAAPAPAPAAAPHTSGSAAVPTHRLCAEPAEPGYMACNAVARTDVKQSLALGPHIKPSGLGPADLQGAYKLPKTGGSGQTVAIVDANDDPNAEKDLATYRSQYGLPECTTANGCFKKVDQNGGTKYPAPDSGWAGEISLDVDMVSAACPQCHILLVEANSANMDDLGAAVNRAVTMGAKYVSNSYGGSEESADTTSDAKYFKHPGVAITVSSGDSGYGVEYPAASQYVTAVGGTSLKKDSSTRGWSESVWGTKAGGEGAGSGCSQYDAKPSWQKDSGCAKRAVADVAAVADPATGLAVYDSYQASGWNVYGGTSASSPFIAGVYALAGAPGSSDTPASYPYAHASALNDVTSGANGSCSPSYLCTAGKGYDGPTGLGTPNGTAAFKK from the coding sequence TTGGCACGCCGCGGCGTCCCGGCCCTGCTCTCGGCGGCCACGCTGGTCATCGGCGGCCTGATCGCCGCCGTCCCGGCGGGCGCCGCCCCGGCTCCGGCTCCGGCGGCCGCCCCCCACACGTCCGGCTCCGCCGCCGTCCCCACCCACCGCCTGTGCGCCGAGCCGGCCGAGCCCGGCTACATGGCCTGCAACGCCGTGGCCCGTACGGACGTCAAGCAGAGCCTGGCCCTCGGCCCCCACATCAAGCCGTCCGGCCTCGGCCCCGCGGACCTTCAGGGCGCCTACAAGCTGCCCAAGACCGGCGGCTCCGGCCAGACCGTGGCGATCGTCGACGCCAACGACGACCCCAACGCCGAGAAGGACCTGGCCACCTACCGCTCCCAGTACGGCCTTCCCGAGTGCACCACCGCCAACGGCTGCTTCAAGAAGGTCGACCAGAACGGCGGCACCAAGTACCCGGCGCCGGACTCCGGTTGGGCCGGTGAGATATCGCTCGACGTCGACATGGTCAGCGCCGCCTGCCCGCAGTGCCACATCCTGCTGGTCGAGGCGAACAGCGCCAACATGGACGACCTGGGCGCGGCGGTGAACCGCGCGGTCACCATGGGCGCCAAGTACGTCTCCAACAGCTACGGCGGCTCCGAGGAGTCGGCCGACACCACCTCGGACGCGAAGTACTTCAAGCACCCGGGCGTGGCGATCACCGTCAGCTCCGGTGACAGCGGCTACGGCGTCGAGTACCCGGCGGCGTCCCAGTACGTCACCGCGGTCGGCGGCACCTCGCTCAAGAAGGACAGCAGCACGCGCGGCTGGAGCGAGTCGGTCTGGGGCACCAAGGCGGGCGGCGAGGGCGCCGGCTCCGGCTGCTCCCAGTACGACGCCAAGCCGTCCTGGCAGAAGGACAGCGGCTGCGCCAAGCGCGCCGTGGCGGACGTCGCCGCGGTCGCCGACCCGGCCACCGGCCTCGCGGTCTACGACAGCTACCAGGCCAGCGGCTGGAACGTCTACGGCGGCACCAGCGCCTCGTCCCCGTTCATCGCCGGCGTGTACGCCCTCGCGGGCGCCCCGGGTTCGTCCGACACCCCGGCCTCGTACCCGTACGCCCACGCCTCCGCGCTGAACGACGTCACCAGCGGCGCCAACGGCTCCTGCTCGCCCTCGTACCTCTGCACCGCGGGCAAGGGCTACGACGGCCCGACCGGCCTCGGCACCCCGAACGGCACCGCGGCCTTCAAGAAGTAA
- a CDS encoding TrmB family transcriptional regulator produces MELEEDAVGNLVALGLARYEARVYLALIRRESYTAAEVAREADVPRQRVYDVLDALVRRRLAHAHPGRVATYSAVAPELAVARLVSLQRESLERLERASGTLATALQPLWADGRRHNDPLDYVEILRDPTAIAERFADIQRQARRELLSFCKPPFVAPAENAEGVEAARRLHRAGGTVRAIYSSGALEDAGMLANVRSFAAAGEEARFTADLPLKLVIADASLVLCDMPDPVAGADSTTALVIEHPALAACLRLAFLTVWESAATAPEGREVLQP; encoded by the coding sequence ATGGAGTTGGAAGAGGACGCGGTCGGCAATCTCGTCGCGCTGGGACTCGCGCGGTACGAGGCGCGGGTCTATCTCGCCCTGATCAGGCGGGAGTCGTACACCGCCGCCGAGGTCGCGCGCGAGGCGGACGTGCCGCGCCAGCGCGTCTACGACGTACTGGACGCGCTCGTACGGCGCCGGCTCGCCCACGCGCATCCCGGCCGGGTGGCGACGTACTCGGCCGTCGCGCCCGAACTCGCCGTCGCCCGGCTGGTGTCGCTGCAACGCGAGTCCCTGGAACGGCTGGAGCGCGCCTCCGGCACCCTGGCCACGGCCCTCCAGCCGCTGTGGGCGGACGGGCGCCGGCACAACGATCCGCTCGACTACGTGGAGATCCTGCGCGACCCGACGGCCATCGCCGAGCGGTTCGCCGACATCCAGCGGCAGGCCCGCCGGGAGCTGCTGAGCTTCTGCAAACCGCCGTTCGTCGCCCCGGCCGAGAACGCCGAGGGCGTCGAGGCCGCCCGCCGGCTGCACCGGGCCGGCGGCACCGTCCGCGCCATCTACAGCTCCGGCGCCCTGGAGGACGCCGGCATGCTCGCCAACGTCCGCAGCTTCGCGGCGGCCGGCGAGGAGGCCCGCTTCACCGCGGACCTGCCGCTCAAACTCGTCATCGCCGACGCGTCGTTGGTGCTGTGCGACATGCCGGACCCGGTGGCCGGCGCCGACTCCACCACCGCGCTGGTCATCGAGCACCCGGCTCTCGCGGCGTGTCTGCGGCTGGCCTTCCTGACGGTCTGGGAGAGCGCGGCCACCGCCCCGGAAGGGCGCGAGGTCCTGCAGCCGTAG
- a CDS encoding YceI family protein, whose amino-acid sequence MTSTGAGAAGVRAQVRTRDGWAVQHAVLTVTDMTGAQVLRASADEDGAVRSAEPLPAGPYTVIVTAVGYAPVAASAIVTASGRMDVGSIVLARQGGVELPPPGPWTIDPMHSTVAAVAQHLGISSVHGRFTEFSGRIEISEDIEKSRVEAVIKAASIDTGNGMRDGHLRNEDFLNVDVYPQITYRSTGLAPAGPDRWTVHGDLSLHGVVRPVDLDLSYLGTGPDPWGGVRAAFRATAELRREDFKMNYNQVVAAGIAAIGTTLKVELDVQAVQGDSLPMA is encoded by the coding sequence ATGACTTCGACGGGCGCGGGAGCTGCGGGAGTACGGGCGCAGGTCCGCACGCGGGACGGCTGGGCGGTTCAGCACGCCGTGCTGACCGTCACCGACATGACGGGCGCGCAGGTGCTGCGCGCGTCCGCCGACGAGGACGGCGCGGTGCGCAGCGCGGAGCCGCTGCCCGCCGGCCCCTACACGGTCATCGTGACCGCCGTCGGCTACGCACCGGTCGCCGCCAGCGCGATCGTCACGGCCAGCGGCCGGATGGACGTCGGCAGCATCGTGCTGGCCCGCCAGGGCGGTGTGGAGCTCCCGCCGCCCGGCCCGTGGACCATCGACCCCATGCACTCCACGGTGGCGGCGGTCGCCCAGCACCTGGGCATCTCCAGCGTGCACGGCCGTTTCACCGAGTTCAGCGGCCGGATCGAGATCTCCGAGGACATCGAGAAGTCCCGTGTCGAGGCGGTCATCAAGGCCGCGTCGATCGACACCGGCAACGGCATGCGCGACGGCCACCTGCGCAACGAGGACTTCCTCAACGTCGACGTCTACCCGCAGATCACCTACCGCAGCACCGGTCTCGCCCCGGCCGGCCCGGACCGCTGGACGGTGCACGGCGACCTCTCGCTGCACGGCGTGGTCCGCCCGGTCGACCTCGACCTCAGCTACCTCGGCACCGGCCCGGACCCGTGGGGCGGGGTGCGCGCCGCGTTCCGCGCCACCGCCGAACTGCGCCGCGAGGACTTCAAGATGAACTACAACCAGGTCGTGGCCGCCGGCATCGCGGCCATCGGCACCACCCTCAAGGTCGAACTCGACGTCCAGGCCGTCCAGGGCGACAGCCTGCCCATGGCCTGA
- a CDS encoding MFS transporter — protein sequence MATTSPAGVRGGHAKHGGGHGASHDGPMTHRQIMEALSGLLLGMFVAILSSTIVSNALPHIIHDLHGGQSAYTWVVTAALLAMTATTPLWGKLSDLFSKKALVQIALVIYVGGSVVAGLSQNTGMLIACRVVQGIGVGGLSALAQIVMAAMISPRERGRYSGYLGATFAVATVGGPLLGGVITDTSWLGWRWCFYVGVPFAVIALIVLQKTLKLPVVKRQGVKVDWAGSFFIAAAVTLLLVWVTLAGKNYDWISWQTFAMVGGAVLLAIVFVIVETKAAEPLIPLRLFRNKTITLATIASLFVGVGMYSGTVFFSQYFQLAEGKTPTMSGVMTIPMVTGLFLSSMVSGQIITRTGRWKVFLVSGGVLLTAGLGLLGTLRTDTPYWHAAIYMALMGLGLGMMMQNLVLATQNQVAPQDIGSASSLVTFFRTLGGAVGVSALGAALANRVTHYVTDGLTALGPKAAAAASHGGSSDGIPDLSALPAPIRSIMEDAYGHGVGDVFLYAAPFALLALIITLFIKEVALRSKSGSERALAGDGDGAASQAPAAVPAPASAAPVEEREPALVGAAPSISDDDLHTPSWAKAAPAAQPLAAYASAGGGDATPTGSAVQGFVRNADGRPVARSAVTLISLSGRQLGRSVAQANGSYALQAPGAGSYVLIAAADGHQPQASTVVVGDQPLGYDILLSGTSGLTGQVRSAVTGAPVGGAMVVVTDVRGEVLATGLTDPEGAFSFAELAPGAYTVAVNAADYRPTAQPVEIGGQGTTRTEIELRSGARVQGVVRAGADRAPLADARVTLVDAAGNVVATSTTGTDGAYAFTDLDAGDYTVIASGYPPVAAGLAIDATGVDGYDVQLAHPGD from the coding sequence ATGGCTACGACCTCACCAGCAGGTGTGCGGGGCGGGCATGCCAAGCATGGGGGCGGCCACGGCGCATCCCATGACGGCCCTATGACACACCGTCAGATCATGGAGGCGCTGTCCGGGCTGCTGCTCGGCATGTTCGTCGCCATCCTGTCGTCGACGATCGTCTCCAACGCGCTGCCGCACATCATCCACGACCTGCACGGCGGCCAGAGCGCGTACACCTGGGTCGTCACCGCGGCGCTGCTGGCGATGACCGCGACCACGCCGCTGTGGGGCAAGCTCTCCGACCTCTTCAGCAAGAAGGCGCTCGTCCAGATCGCGCTGGTCATCTACGTCGGCGGCTCGGTCGTCGCCGGTCTGTCGCAGAACACCGGCATGCTGATCGCCTGCCGTGTGGTGCAGGGCATCGGCGTCGGCGGTCTGTCCGCGCTGGCCCAGATCGTCATGGCCGCGATGATCTCCCCGCGGGAGCGCGGGCGTTACAGCGGATACCTGGGCGCGACCTTCGCGGTCGCGACCGTCGGCGGACCGCTGCTCGGCGGCGTCATCACCGACACCAGCTGGCTCGGCTGGCGCTGGTGCTTCTACGTCGGTGTGCCGTTCGCGGTCATCGCGCTGATCGTGCTCCAGAAGACGCTGAAGCTGCCGGTGGTCAAGCGCCAGGGCGTCAAGGTCGACTGGGCCGGTTCGTTCTTCATCGCCGCCGCGGTCACCCTGCTGCTGGTGTGGGTCACGCTGGCCGGCAAGAACTACGACTGGATCTCCTGGCAGACCTTCGCCATGGTCGGCGGCGCGGTGCTGCTCGCGATCGTCTTCGTGATCGTGGAGACCAAGGCCGCGGAGCCGCTGATCCCGTTGCGGCTGTTCCGCAACAAGACGATCACCCTGGCCACCATCGCCTCGTTGTTCGTCGGCGTCGGGATGTACAGCGGCACGGTCTTCTTCTCGCAGTACTTCCAGCTGGCCGAGGGCAAGACCCCGACGATGTCCGGCGTCATGACCATCCCGATGGTCACGGGCCTGTTCCTCTCCTCGATGGTCTCCGGCCAGATCATCACCCGCACCGGGCGCTGGAAGGTCTTCCTCGTCAGCGGTGGTGTGCTGCTCACCGCGGGCCTCGGTCTGCTGGGCACGCTGCGCACGGACACCCCGTACTGGCACGCCGCCATCTACATGGCGCTGATGGGCCTGGGCCTCGGCATGATGATGCAGAACCTGGTCCTGGCGACCCAGAACCAGGTGGCGCCGCAGGACATCGGATCCGCCAGCTCGCTGGTCACCTTCTTCCGTACCCTCGGTGGTGCGGTGGGCGTCTCGGCGCTCGGCGCGGCGCTCGCCAACCGCGTCACGCACTACGTGACCGACGGTCTGACGGCCCTCGGTCCGAAGGCCGCCGCGGCGGCGAGCCACGGCGGCAGCAGCGACGGCATTCCCGACCTGTCGGCGCTGCCGGCCCCGATCCGGTCGATCATGGAGGACGCGTACGGGCACGGCGTCGGTGATGTCTTCCTCTACGCGGCTCCGTTCGCCCTTCTCGCCCTGATCATCACCCTGTTCATCAAGGAGGTCGCCTTGCGCAGCAAGTCCGGTTCGGAGCGCGCCCTCGCCGGAGACGGCGACGGCGCAGCGTCCCAGGCCCCCGCGGCCGTCCCGGCCCCGGCGTCCGCCGCTCCGGTCGAGGAGCGCGAACCCGCCCTGGTCGGTGCCGCCCCCTCCATATCCGACGACGACCTCCACACCCCCTCCTGGGCCAAGGCGGCCCCGGCGGCCCAGCCCCTGGCGGCGTACGCGTCGGCCGGCGGCGGGGACGCCACCCCGACCGGTTCCGCGGTCCAGGGCTTCGTCCGCAACGCCGACGGCCGCCCGGTGGCCCGCTCCGCCGTCACGCTGATCTCGCTCAGCGGCCGGCAGTTGGGCCGCTCGGTCGCCCAGGCCAACGGCTCGTACGCGCTGCAGGCCCCCGGTGCCGGCTCCTACGTCCTGATCGCGGCGGCCGACGGCCACCAGCCGCAGGCGTCCACGGTCGTCGTCGGCGACCAGCCGCTCGGCTACGACATCCTGCTCAGCGGGACCAGCGGCCTGACCGGCCAGGTCCGCAGCGCGGTGACCGGTGCGCCGGTGGGCGGCGCGATGGTCGTCGTCACCGACGTCCGCGGCGAGGTGCTGGCCACCGGCCTCACCGACCCGGAGGGCGCCTTCTCCTTCGCCGAACTGGCCCCCGGCGCCTACACCGTCGCGGTCAACGCGGCCGACTACCGGCCCACCGCCCAGCCCGTCGAGATCGGCGGCCAGGGCACCACCCGGACCGAGATCGAGCTGCGCTCCGGCGCCCGGGTGCAGGGGGTCGTCCGGGCCGGGGCCGACCGCGCCCCGCTGGCCGACGCCCGGGTCACCCTGGTCGACGCGGCGGGCAACGTGGTGGCCACCTCCACCACCGGTACGGACGGCGCCTACGCCTTCACCGACCTGGACGCCGGCGACTACACGGTCATCGCGAGCGGCTACCCGCCGGTCGCGGCCGGCCTGGCCATCGACGCCACCGGCGTGGACGGCTACGACGTCCAGCTCGCCCACCCCGGGGACTGA
- a CDS encoding MarR family winged helix-turn-helix transcriptional regulator, whose translation MAAHSQYEELARQLSAIGAVKREMGRILPQDCPPASAGVLTLLDRHGEMRMSQLAELLAIDMSVTSRHVAHVAERGWIERLPDPVDKRSRLLRLTPSGRELLAELADCYTRTLARYLDDWTDTDVGRLIELLARLRTSFGDCRIRAPHDSPATTRTPAAG comes from the coding sequence GTGGCCGCTCACAGTCAGTACGAAGAGCTGGCCCGGCAACTCAGCGCCATCGGGGCCGTCAAGCGGGAGATGGGGCGGATCCTGCCCCAGGACTGCCCGCCGGCGTCGGCCGGGGTGCTCACGCTCCTCGACCGGCACGGCGAGATGCGGATGAGCCAGCTGGCCGAGCTGCTCGCGATCGACATGTCGGTGACCAGCCGGCACGTCGCACACGTCGCCGAGCGCGGCTGGATCGAGCGCCTGCCCGATCCGGTGGACAAGCGGTCGCGGCTGCTGCGGCTGACCCCGAGCGGCCGGGAGCTCCTGGCGGAACTCGCCGACTGCTACACCCGGACGCTCGCCCGGTACTTGGACGACTGGACCGACACCGACGTCGGGCGCCTCATCGAGCTGCTCGCCAGGCTCCGCACGAGCTTCGGCGACTGCCGCATCCGGGCACCTCACGACTCCCCCGCCACCACCCGCACCCCCGCAGCCGGTTGA